TGCGCTCGGTGGCGGCGCGGCGGAAGAGGTGCTCCAGGGGGGTGCCCACGGTGTCGGGGTAGACCTCCCAGTGGGAGCGGCCCAGCAGCTGCTCGCGAGGCATGCCCACGAGCCGCTCGGTCTCGCGGTTGACGTAGATGAAGCGCCAGTCCCGGTCGAAGGCCTCGAAGGCCTCGGAGATGTTCTCCAGGAGGGTGGTGACGCGGTGCTTCTCGCGCTCGGCCGCCTGGCGCTCGAGGACGCGCTCGGTGATGTCGAGCACCGTGCCGAGGAAGCGCACCGCGCGGCCGTTCGAATCGAAGAAGGCCCGGCCGGAGGTGGACAGCCACCGGACGGTGCCGTCCCGAGGGCTCACGGCCCGGTAGTCGAGCCGGTAGGAGCCGCTGCCGGTGGGATCCAGGGCGCGCTGGACGACCTGGTGGACGTGCTCGCGGTCCTCGGGGTGCACGAGGGAGAGGAAGGTGTCGTAGTCGAGGGAGGCCTCCGGGGGGACGCCGAAGAGGGCCTTGCAGCGCTCGTCCCAGTGCAGTGCGCCGGTGAGGGGATCGAGGTCCCAGGTGCCCAGACCGGTGGCCTCGACGGCCAGACGCAGGCGCTCCTCGTGGAGGAGGGACGTCTCGGGGCCGTGGGCCGCGGGGCGGGAGTCGGAGTCGGACGGCATGCGCGAGAGGGGGACCTCTCACGTCGGCCAGAGTTCACGGGGGGGCGGACAGAAAATCCTGGGAGTCGAGCCCCGTCCGTGCCGCCGGGTGAATCCGACGTTCCGCGAGATTCCGAACGAATGGTTGTGCACGTCGCCCCTTGCCGGCGTCTTCATGTCCTACTTGCGGGCTGTGACAGGGGGGTCGCCATGCACGAAGGTGCCTACAAGTTCGTGGCCAGGGCCGTCATGCAGCTCGAGCCGCGTAGGAATGTCCTGGAGCTCGGGAGCCGAACCGTTCAGGGGCCATGGCCCTACTCGGGCTCCATCCGGCCGCTCTTCCCCGGGGCCGGGTACATGGGGGTGGATGTCGCTCCCGGCGAGAACGTGGACTTCATCGGCAATGCCGCCGACTGGCGTCCCGAGCCGTTCCGCCTGTTCGACACGGTCGTCTGTACCGAGACGCTCGAGCACACGCCCGAGGCCGAGCGGATCTGCCACAACGCCTGGTCGCTGCTCGAGGTCGGGGGGGTGTTCATCCTCACGGCGGCGGGCGTCGGGCGCGCTCCCCACTCGGCGGTGGATGGCGGGGCGCTGCGACCCGGGGAGTTCTACCGCAACGTCAACCGCGAGCAGCTCCACGGCTGGCTGGCGCCGTTCGGCTTCGCCCTGATCGATACGGCCACCACACCCGGTGACATCTACGCGCTCGCCGTCAAGCTCGGAGGCCGGGCATGAAGCTCGGGGTGACGGTGGTGATGGTCCCCTACAACGACGAGGAGCGGGCCCTGACGCGCCTGCTGCGCGATCTCATGCCGTCCCTCCGGTTGTACCGGCGCGTCATCGACTTCGAGCTCCTCGTCATCGACAACAGCCAGCACCGCCTGCCCCGGCTGGCCGAGGCGGTCCGGGAGAACGGTGCCTTCCCCGCCAAGTACCTCTGGAACGAGGGGCACAACCTCTACTACGGCCCCGCCTTGAACCTCGCCGTGAGGGTGGCCTCACACCCGTTGCTGCTCTACGTCTGCGCCAACCACGGCCGGATGCAGGATCCGACCTGGCTCTGGGATCTTCTCGAGCCGCTGGTGAAGGACCCGGACGGTAAGGTCGCCCTCACCGGTTCCTTCTTCCCGAGCGGGCCTCCTTCCAAGCTGGGCTTTCCGGACTCGCTGGAGTGGATTCACGTGCAGGGGGGCGTCTTCGCCGCGAGGACGGACGTGCTGGCGAAGCACCCGTATCCGGAGGGCGAGTACGCCCACTGGGGCTCCGATGTCTACCAGTCCCTCCAGCTCCTCCATCGGGGCTACCGGCTGGTGGAGGTGCCCTCGGTCAGGTCCGTGTGGCGCTCCCGGGTGGAGGGGCACTGGAAGTTCATCCACGATGAGGCGTAGCCCCGCCTCCTGACGCGTCCTCCGCCCTCGCACCGGGGGCCGCGGTGTCGCTGGAGCCGAGGGTCGACGCGCTCATTTCCTGCCTCCCGTGAAGGAGCGCCTGTACTCCTCGAAGGACTCGCCCATGAGGGTGCGGATGGCTTCGGTGGGGTGGGGGTGCCAGAAGCGCTGCTCCACGCGTTTGGGATCCGTGTTGACGGCGTGGATCATCGCGACGAAGAAGGAGTTGTCGGCGAGATCCACGAGGGGCCGGTTTGGGTCGCTCCAGAGGAAGCGTGCGTCCTCGCCGATGTTGATGTCCGGGAAGGGGTGCCCGCGCCAGAAGTCCTTGGTGAAGCAGAGGCTGCTGCCGGCCATCCACGGGCGTGCTCCCGGAGGGTAGACGTACTGCCAGGAGCGTCCGGTGGCGGGCTGGTGGAAGAAGACGCGCGAGACACCACACACCGCGGCACGGGCCTGGAGGAGGGCCGGGACCTGATAGCGGAGGCGGTGAGCGGCGCTCCAATCGTCGTCGTCCCAGTGGACGATGATGTCGCCCCGGGCCTCGCGGCAGGCGAGGTTGCGCTTGGCGCCCAGGGACATCCGCTGGGGAACGCGCACGTAGCGGATGCGTGGATCCTCCGGAACGAGATCGGCGATCGGATCGGAGCCATCATCGACGATGACGAGCTCGCGCGCGGGGTAGTCCTGCTGGAGGAAGTTGCGGAGCGCGAGCGGGATGAAGGGGCGGCGGTTGGCGGTGGGCATGATGCAGGACACGAGTGGTCCCGCCCCTCCTCCTGAAGCCGTGATGGGCTCGACCGGGGCCGCGGCCACGGGCTCGGGTGCCGCCACCACCTGCCTCGGGGCCTGCGCTGGCTCGCTCTGGCGCCTGGGGGCCTCGGCCAGCTTGCGCAGCACGAGGAGGCTGCCGGCACAGTGGACACGGCGGAAGCGGCCGGAGCGCAGCACCTCCTGGACGAGGAGCTTCACGCCCGGGAAGTAGTCCGCGTAGTCGTGGAAGGCCACATAGCCTCCCGTGACGACCCAGGGCTCCAGGTGGTGGAAGTCCTGGGAGACGCTGGCGTAGTCGTGCAGCCCGTCGATGAGGAGCAGTCCGATGGGGCTCTCCCAGGAGACCTCGGGAGCGCGCTGGGGGTGCAGGCGCACGTGCTCCAGCAGTCCCGCGCCACGCAGGGTGCGCTCGAGCCGCTCGCGGGTGGGACCATGGTGCTCCAGTCCCTGATCCCGGGCGCCCACCACGCCATCGAGCGGATCGATGGCATGGATGCGCGCGGGCGAGCCGAGCGCCTGGACGACCCGGCCCAGCACGAGCGTGGCCTTGCCACAGAAGCTGCCCACCTCCACGACGGCGGGCGCATCGGGCAGCTGGGAGAGGGCCCGCGCGGTGGTGGCGATGAGCAGATCGGCCTCCTCGTCGGAGAGCCACCCGTGCACCTTGCGCATCTCCGCGAGAATGGGCCAGGTGAGCAGGAGCCGCTCGCCCTCGGCCGCGGGAGGCTCGGTGGGGACGAGGGACTCCTCTGGCCGCGCGTAATCCCCATGGTGTGAGCGGAGGCGGGTGCGCAGCGGGTCACCGAACTGGCGGGGGACGGGGTGCATCCAGAACACCTCCGGGTGCGCGAGGGCGGCGTCCACCTGGGCGGAGGTGTAGTGGACGCGGTAGCGCACACAGTCATAGCGGCAGGGGTTCTGGAGGACGGGGAAGCCGAGCAGGGCCGTCAGGGTGGGGAAGAGGACCTCCTCGGTGGCCCAGATGCGCGAGCGCCGCAGGGTGTCCTGGAGCTGGGGATCCTCCCACAAGCGCACCAGCTCCCGGGCGGCGTCGGAGGTGAAGACGGTGGAGGGCCAGAAGACCCAGTGGACGAACTGGGACTCGCCCTCGGGGAAGCGCCGGAGGAAGGGGCGCCACAGGTCCACCTCCTTCCACGCGTGCTCCGCGGGGCCGGCCCTCGGGCCCGGTGTCCGGGGCGTGGTCACGTTTCCCAGCAGCCCCACCTTCGGGTTCCCGCTCAGGAAGCGCCCCAGGAACTCGGAGTAGCCGGCCCGCGTGCCGAGCTGATCCGAGTCCACGATGGTCATCGTGTCGAACGGGTGGTTCTCGAGCGCGAAGCGGAAGCAGTCCAGCGCGAAGTCGTGCAGCCAGCCCCACTTCATGGGCCGGGGGTGCGGGTGGACGACGGCGTTGTAGCGCTCGAAGGGAAAGCCGGTGCGCAGCAGGCTCGCGTCCCGGCCTCCGTTGTAGAGGAGGATGAGCGAGGTCGGATCCAGGTGGTGGAGGTTGCGCACCAGATCGATCACGCAGTCCGGGCGCTCGTGGACGAGACACGCGTGGATGTTGCGCAGTGGGCGAGGTGCGGTCATGGTCAGCCTCGGCGAGCTCGAATCGGGTGGAGACTTCCAGGGGTGGCCGTGGATCCACCCGGGCTCTTTATTCGGACGGGATGAGCGGACGCGGATCGCCGGCGGCGAGACCGGGCTCCAGGAAACGATATGAGGCCGGCGGGAGCTTCATGGGGGTGTACCCGTGATGCCGGGCAATGGCCGCCGCCGCGCACGCGGGGGCGTGGAAGGCCGGGTAGGCGTCGACCTCATAGTGATCCCAGGTGTCTCCGAGTTCCTCCATCCAGAACCTGGAGATGGCCTTGAGCGCCGCTTCAGTCTGCTTGTGATCTGCTTGAGGAATGCTCCGAGCCAGACGCAGCCAGGCACGCGCCTCTGGATCGTCCTGGTCCTCCACCTCGGGGACTGAAGGGCTCTTGCCCAGGAGGTGCCAGATGACCTCCGTCTGGAGATCTGCGTCCTCGGTGGTTGTCGTGGGCATCAGACTGATGGCGGTCCACTCTCCAGCCAGTGCCGCGTAGATCGCCGCTGAGTAGTGCTTGTTCAGGAGTCCCTGTCCGAAAGAGACCAGGGCCGCCCACCGGCGCCAGACTTCGTGTGGGCTCCCCGCCGAGTAGAGGAGTGACATCAGATCGATGAGGTAATCCTCGAGGTACTGCAAGGTCTGTTTCTCGTTCTGCTCCTCGGCGTGCTCCAGGAGCTCCGATATCTCGCGCTTGATGGAGGTCAGTTGCTCGTCCAGGTAATCAGTGACGTCGACCCGCCTTGGTGGTCCCTCGGGCCTGGTCAGTTCCCGCAGCTCTCTTTCGAGGTGTGATAGAAACGACTTGAAGGTCAAGACTCCCATTCACCCAGCTCCTTTCCTGCCGCATTCGATTTGGCCACGCCTTCCGCGGATTTGGCGACGGTGGACTCGCTCTGCCCCGCTTGTGCATCGACCTGTCCCACCATGTTCTGACCAGGGACGCTTCCGGTGAA
The sequence above is drawn from the Archangium gephyra genome and encodes:
- a CDS encoding class I SAM-dependent methyltransferase; translation: MHEGAYKFVARAVMQLEPRRNVLELGSRTVQGPWPYSGSIRPLFPGAGYMGVDVAPGENVDFIGNAADWRPEPFRLFDTVVCTETLEHTPEAERICHNAWSLLEVGGVFILTAAGVGRAPHSAVDGGALRPGEFYRNVNREQLHGWLAPFGFALIDTATTPGDIYALAVKLGGRA
- a CDS encoding glycosyltransferase family 2 protein, translating into MKLGVTVVMVPYNDEERALTRLLRDLMPSLRLYRRVIDFELLVIDNSQHRLPRLAEAVRENGAFPAKYLWNEGHNLYYGPALNLAVRVASHPLLLYVCANHGRMQDPTWLWDLLEPLVKDPDGKVALTGSFFPSGPPSKLGFPDSLEWIHVQGGVFAARTDVLAKHPYPEGEYAHWGSDVYQSLQLLHRGYRLVEVPSVRSVWRSRVEGHWKFIHDEA
- a CDS encoding glycosyltransferase is translated as MTAPRPLRNIHACLVHERPDCVIDLVRNLHHLDPTSLILLYNGGRDASLLRTGFPFERYNAVVHPHPRPMKWGWLHDFALDCFRFALENHPFDTMTIVDSDQLGTRAGYSEFLGRFLSGNPKVGLLGNVTTPRTPGPRAGPAEHAWKEVDLWRPFLRRFPEGESQFVHWVFWPSTVFTSDAARELVRLWEDPQLQDTLRRSRIWATEEVLFPTLTALLGFPVLQNPCRYDCVRYRVHYTSAQVDAALAHPEVFWMHPVPRQFGDPLRTRLRSHHGDYARPEESLVPTEPPAAEGERLLLTWPILAEMRKVHGWLSDEEADLLIATTARALSQLPDAPAVVEVGSFCGKATLVLGRVVQALGSPARIHAIDPLDGVVGARDQGLEHHGPTRERLERTLRGAGLLEHVRLHPQRAPEVSWESPIGLLLIDGLHDYASVSQDFHHLEPWVVTGGYVAFHDYADYFPGVKLLVQEVLRSGRFRRVHCAGSLLVLRKLAEAPRRQSEPAQAPRQVVAAPEPVAAAPVEPITASGGGAGPLVSCIMPTANRRPFIPLALRNFLQQDYPARELVIVDDGSDPIADLVPEDPRIRYVRVPQRMSLGAKRNLACREARGDIIVHWDDDDWSAAHRLRYQVPALLQARAAVCGVSRVFFHQPATGRSWQYVYPPGARPWMAGSSLCFTKDFWRGHPFPDINIGEDARFLWSDPNRPLVDLADNSFFVAMIHAVNTDPKRVEQRFWHPHPTEAIRTLMGESFEEYRRSFTGGRK